The Arachidicoccus terrestris genome includes the window GGTCACCGAAGAGGGTTTTGTGGTGCGCCGGGAAACGTATCCAAAAGTAACGGCCTATAAAATCAAATCCCGAAATTTCTTGTTACATGAATCTGATTTACAGGACAAGAATATGGCAGATATAGAAGAAGACAATTAAACTCGGTTAACACGAAAACAATCAATTATGTTTCAACTCAAAATAAATCAGTCCGGGGGTTCCAGCAAAGTCTGGGTTACCTCGGACCTTTAACTACACTTACTTCATCAAAATATAAGCGGGCCCGAAAAAAGCAGGTGGAAGACTGGATTCAGAAACTTCAAAGATGAATACCAGATGACCAGCCACCTGCTTGACAATATCAATACGTATGTGGGCCATGATGATATCCTGATCAATCTGGGAGATTTCGTATTCAAAAACCACGCGTATATCCCGAAAATGAGGGATCGTATTGCCTGCCGGCAGGTACATCATATTATTGGCAATCATGATGGGCAGATCGACAGATACGCAGCCGTATTCAGCTCCCTGTCGGACATCATGCAGCTGAACTATCATGGCCACATGTTCATCCTTTGTCATTACGCCATGCGTGTCTGGCATCAGATGCATAACAAAGGCTATTATCATTTATACGGCCACAGTCACGACAGTATTGACAGACACCCCAATCAACCCTGGGGTAAAAGCATGGACGTCGGCGTAGACAGCGCCTATAGAATTCTTGGAGAATACCGCCCCTTTAACATAGAAGAGGTGATGGACATATTGTCTAAAAGAGAGGTAAAAGACGCGCATCACAACCGACCGTAACAGACGCGTTCAAAACAAGCATGCCTTTATTTCTAACAAAGCCCCGCAAGGCATCAATGCAATATCCGGCAAAGTAAAAGAGGGAACAGGCATCTAAAATCATGGCTTTTGATGCTGTCCCTCTTTTTTCTTCTATTGTTGCCATCTATTCATCCCGTAAACTAAGAACCGGATTGGCGCTGGCTGACCTGAAAGTCCGCATCCAGAGCACTAGCAACGCGATCAGCAGCATACCGGCCGCACATAACACAAATATCAACCATCCTATCGACGTTTTAAAGGCAAAATCATCCAGCCACTTATGCGAAAAGTACCAGGCAAACGGAAAGGCGATAACGGAAGCCAGCAACACCAGTTTAATCAGACTCCTGGACAACAGGCTGATAATACTGGCAATGGAAGCGCCCAGTACCTTACGAATCCCGATTTCCTTTGTCCTTTGATTGGCCATAAAGCTGACAAGCCCGAGCAGCCCCAGACAACTGATAAAGATAGCCAGCCCGGTAGCCCATTTGAGCAAGGTAGACAGTCGCCGGTCCGCATCGTACAGCTTATTCAACGTCTCATCATAAAAGGTATAATTAAAATCCGTATTGGGGTAAAGCGTGCTGAATTTTTCTCCAATGCCGCCAATCGTCCCCGGCCAGCTGGCGGCCTGCCCCGGGTACAAAAGTATTGACATGACGTAGCCCCAGGACCTGGTATCTGAAAACACCACCGTTGGCAGGATCGGGTTATGCAAATTCATCGTTGAAAAATCTTTCATAACAGCTACAATCAGCGAGGAGTCCGTTTCACCGGCTACAAAATAGCTTCCAA containing:
- a CDS encoding metallophosphoesterase family protein; amino-acid sequence: MTSHLLDNINTYVGHDDILINLGDFVFKNHAYIPKMRDRIACRQVHHIIGNHDGQIDRYAAVFSSLSDIMQLNYHGHMFILCHYAMRVWHQMHNKGYYHLYGHSHDSIDRHPNQPWGKSMDVGVDSAYRILGEYRPFNIEEVMDILSKREVKDAHHNRP